A genomic window from Patescibacteria group bacterium includes:
- a CDS encoding site-specific DNA-methyltransferase, whose translation MSKDIDQQNINVVHNIDSRKLSEIISPDVKVQTTITSPPYFDMKDYGAKNQVGFGQNYEDYLDDLQSIFGDVLERTNDDGTLWIIIDSFKRDNQIVTLPFDLSNKLKEIGWLLQDVLIWKKDKTVPWSKNGFIQRKFEYILFFSKSPKFKTNKDSVRVYDTSQLKKWWVKYPERYNPKGKALDEIWEFPIPTQGSWGDQYVRHFCPLPKEMVATMIVLSTNEGDVVLDPFAGSGTVLSQSANMKRNYIGFELNKDYIKMFEAYLKKSQETNQKEYELFKGNNNQSNFENTILELRSLKYARVLLNNIQKSTGLEKFRIFVETKNTSNVSNKLIKVDFTFFGTYDETINLELISEFINKPPLSKFGIEPNFIFKKALKLNNEKHYGYTTTNSYSYNRQYELNSEKIRVISKICVDLNENDYL comes from the coding sequence ATGAGTAAAGATATAGATCAACAAAATATTAACGTAGTACACAACATAGACTCCCGAAAGTTATCAGAAATAATTTCGCCTGATGTAAAGGTACAAACGACTATTACCTCTCCTCCATATTTTGATATGAAAGATTATGGCGCAAAGAATCAAGTAGGGTTTGGTCAGAACTATGAGGATTACCTTGACGATTTGCAATCAATTTTTGGAGATGTTCTTGAAAGGACAAATGACGACGGAACACTTTGGATCATTATTGATTCCTTTAAAAGAGATAATCAGATTGTAACACTTCCTTTTGATTTGTCTAATAAACTAAAGGAAATAGGTTGGTTGTTACAAGATGTCTTGATTTGGAAAAAAGATAAAACAGTTCCTTGGTCTAAAAATGGCTTTATACAGAGGAAATTTGAATATATTTTGTTCTTTTCAAAGTCCCCTAAATTTAAAACTAATAAAGATAGTGTTAGGGTTTATGATACATCCCAACTAAAAAAATGGTGGGTTAAATATCCTGAAAGATATAACCCTAAAGGCAAAGCACTTGATGAGATATGGGAATTCCCAATTCCAACACAAGGATCTTGGGGTGACCAATACGTAAGACACTTTTGCCCCTTACCAAAAGAAATGGTAGCGACAATGATTGTATTGAGTACAAATGAAGGAGATGTTGTATTAGATCCTTTTGCGGGTAGTGGCACAGTTCTTTCTCAATCCGCGAATATGAAAAGAAATTATATAGGTTTCGAACTTAATAAAGATTATATTAAAATGTTTGAAGCATATCTAAAGAAATCACAAGAGACAAACCAAAAGGAGTACGAACTTTTTAAAGGGAATAACAATCAATCAAATTTCGAAAATACAATTCTTGAACTTAGGAGCTTAAAGTATGCTAGAGTTTTATTGAACAATATTCAAAAATCTACAGGCTTAGAAAAATTTCGAATTTTTGTTGAAACTAAAAACACAAGCAATGTTTCAAACAAGTTAATTAAGGTTGACTTTACATTTTTTGGTACTTATGATGAAACAATTAATTTAGAATTAATATCCGAATTTATTAACAAGCCACCGTTATCGAAGTTTGGGATTGAACCTAATTTCATATTTAAAAAAGCTTTAAAGCTCAATAATGAAAAACATTATGGTTATACAACAACTAACTCTTATTCATACAATAGACAATACGAATTGAATTCTGAAAAAATAAGAGTTATTAGTAAAATATGTGTTGATCTTAATGAAAATGACTACCTCTAA
- a CDS encoding DGQHR domain-containing protein → MRRTKKKKTTKRKKLSPQEKAQRLEQRNQKKEIRTIMKNMGFNRLSYIDGKHFIYNERRSEMDDIFINENIILITEYTIGDPGTHLLKKKIFYDKITEDKREFIDFMLNTEKLKSFKEYYDTNITGKYSKNQLQIQIVYCSKKSISSEHKNQLKNVVFFDYQIVQYFKSLTKAIKRSGIYEFLEFIGVPIEKLGDNIKNSSSRTPQTFKGNILPEEKSKFDEGYKIVSFYIDAESLLRRSYVLRQNGWKDIDNAGHYQRMLESSKISSMRKYLYEKDRVFINNIITTISTDKIKLYDRDGKPLALKENGQFVNSDSSEIAPAKIEIDDSCNIIGLIDGQHRTFAYHEGDDIYEEKISNLRKEQNLLVTGILFPEDETQAKRLKFEANLFLEINSKQKNVPSYIQQEIELMVSPFSSIAIGKKILLRLNLSGPLCDLIEMYWFEKKKIKTASIVSYGLRPLVKIEDEKSKDSLYTKWNNSDKQKLKLKDISDSDLLNEYINFSVEKIRDILIAFNAKLSSEQWQTYSPSNPKGLLTVSFINGILNVVRILVENNEISDTETYKSKLKGIEKFEFKKFKSSQYRKMGEEIYNQYFK, encoded by the coding sequence ATGAGAAGAACAAAAAAGAAAAAAACTACAAAAAGAAAAAAACTTTCTCCACAAGAAAAAGCACAGAGGTTAGAACAGAGAAATCAAAAAAAAGAAATTAGAACCATAATGAAAAATATGGGGTTTAATAGACTCTCATATATTGATGGTAAACATTTCATATATAATGAGAGAAGATCTGAGATGGATGATATTTTTATAAATGAAAACATCATTCTAATTACAGAATATACTATTGGAGACCCGGGAACACACTTGCTTAAGAAAAAAATATTCTATGATAAAATAACAGAGGATAAAAGAGAATTTATAGATTTCATGCTTAACACTGAGAAACTAAAGAGTTTTAAAGAGTATTATGACACTAATATAACAGGAAAATACTCAAAGAATCAATTACAGATACAAATAGTATATTGCTCGAAAAAATCAATTTCATCAGAACACAAGAATCAATTAAAAAATGTTGTTTTCTTTGACTATCAGATAGTACAATACTTTAAAAGTTTAACTAAAGCAATAAAAAGGTCTGGTATTTATGAGTTTTTAGAATTTATAGGGGTTCCGATAGAAAAACTTGGGGATAACATTAAAAATTCTTCATCTCGAACACCTCAAACATTTAAAGGAAATATCTTACCGGAAGAAAAAAGCAAATTTGATGAAGGCTATAAGATTGTATCATTTTATATTGATGCAGAATCTTTATTAAGAAGATCCTATGTTTTACGCCAAAATGGATGGAAAGATATTGATAATGCAGGACATTATCAAAGAATGTTAGAATCAAGTAAAATCTCTAGTATGCGGAAATACTTATATGAAAAAGATAGGGTTTTTATCAACAATATTATTACAACAATTTCTACAGATAAAATTAAACTATATGATAGAGACGGAAAGCCTTTAGCACTAAAAGAAAACGGTCAATTTGTAAATAGTGATTCATCAGAAATTGCACCAGCAAAAATTGAAATCGATGACTCTTGTAATATTATTGGATTAATTGATGGGCAACATAGAACATTTGCTTACCATGAAGGAGATGATATCTACGAAGAGAAAATTTCTAATTTGCGAAAAGAACAGAATTTACTTGTAACAGGCATTCTTTTTCCTGAAGATGAAACGCAGGCAAAAAGATTAAAATTTGAAGCAAATTTATTCTTAGAAATTAATTCTAAACAGAAAAATGTACCATCCTATATTCAACAAGAAATAGAATTAATGGTTAGTCCGTTTTCTTCTATTGCAATTGGTAAGAAAATACTCCTCAGACTAAATCTTAGTGGACCACTGTGTGATTTAATTGAAATGTATTGGTTTGAAAAGAAGAAAATAAAAACAGCATCAATTGTTAGTTATGGTTTAAGACCTTTAGTGAAAATTGAAGATGAAAAATCAAAAGATAGCTTATATACCAAATGGAATAATTCAGATAAACAGAAATTAAAATTAAAAGACATATCTGATTCTGATCTTTTAAATGAATATATTAATTTCTCCGTTGAAAAGATTAGAGATATTTTAATTGCATTTAATGCAAAATTAAGTTCGGAACAATGGCAAACATATAGTCCAAGTAATCCCAAAGGATTACTAACAGTCTCATTTATTAATGGTATTCTAAATGTTGTTAGAATATTGGTCGAGAATAATGAAATATCAGATACTGAAACATATAAAAGTAAATTAAAAGGCATTGAGAAATTTGAATTCAAGAAATTTAAATCAAGTCAATACAGAAAGATGGGTGAAGAGATTTATAATCAATATTTTAAATAA